From the genome of Pseudomonas helvetica:
GATGAAAAAGCTCAAGGCAAAAGCCGCAAAACTGGCGAGCAGGCTGCTGGTCGGGTCGTCGGAGACGAAGAACGCCTTGCCGATATAGACGGCGAGAAAACCATAAACGCCGTAGTCGTACCACTCGATCAGGTGGCCGGACGTTGCACCGATAAACGCCCGACGCCGTTGCCGGGCCGGGTTTTTCTGTTGAATGCCCACGAGAGGGACTCCTGTCTGATTTCTATCCATGGAAAACACAACTCAAGGAACAGCAGTGCCGCTCGCGGCCTCCTTCAACCAGAGGCGCAAGTCGGTCTTGAGAATCTTGCCGTAACTGTTCTTGGGCAGCTCTGTGCGAAACACATACTTCTTCGGCTTTTTGAACGACGCCATGCGCTCGATGAACCAGGCATTGAGCAAAGACTCGTCGAGCACCCCGGCACTGCGGGGGACGACAAACGCTACCACCGATTCCCCCCACTGCACATCCGGCTCGCCGACCACGCAGACTTCAAATACTTCAGGGTGTTGCGCCAGCACTTCCTCGACTTCTCGCGGGTACACGTTGCAGCCCCCGGAAATGATCACATCCTTGGAGCGATCGGTCAGCGTCAGATATCCCGCGCAATCAAGAAAACCGATGTCGCCAGTCAATAGCCAGCCATCCACCAAGGTCTGGCGAGTCGCGGGCTCATTGCGCCAGTAGCCCTGCATGACGGTGGGTCCGCGCACGGCAATTTCCCCCGACTGGCCGGCTGGCAACGGCCGGTGCTCAGGGTCCAGAATCCTGATTTCCACGCACGAATGTGCTCGCCCCACGGAAGCGGCCAGCAAGGCCCAGTCGGGACGGTTGCGATCGGCAATCAGTTCTCGCGACAAGGCGCTGATCGTCATCGGGCTCTCGCCCTGACCGTAGATCTGCACCAGCCGTGCACCAAAGGTCTCGACCGCGTCTTGCAGATCCGCCAGGTACATCGGCGCGCCACCGTAGACGATGGTTTTGATCCCGTCGCCGCCATAGCCTTGGCGACGGGCCTGCTCAACCATGCGCTTGACCATGGTCGGTGCGGCGAACAGGGTGATATTGCGCAGCCCGCTCGCCAACTCGAACAGCTCGTCGGCCTTGAAGCCACGGGATTCGGGGACCACATGGCGAGCACCGCAACGCACATGGATAAAGTTGTAGAGACCGGCGCCATGGGACATTGGGGCCGCGTAGACCACCGCGTCATCCGGGCTGACCGGATCAACGTCGAGCGGATAACACAGCGACATGGCCGTCAGGTTGCCATGAGAGAGCATCACCCCTTTGGATCGCCCAGTGGTGCCGGAGGTGTAGAACAGCCAGGCAAGGTGATCGGCATCACAAGAACGGGGATCTTCCAACGTCGTTACATCGACCGAAGCGCACGCCAGACTGGCCGCTGCATTCAGTTCTCGACAGTCCTGCGGCAACGCCTCGGGCAAGAACACCTTGCCGCCATCGGTTAAAATCAGCCGGGCTTGCGCATTGTCGACGATCCAGCCGGCTTCAGCAGGGTGCAGCTTGCAGTTGATCGGCACCACTACCGCGCCCACCCACCAGACGGCATAAAGCAGTTCGAGGTATTCGCAACTGTTCTTCATGAACA
Proteins encoded in this window:
- a CDS encoding AMP-binding protein, with protein sequence MNIANWLNDAGRRWPERPALFEGQRQVADYATFAVRVRSRAAQLINEHGIAPGDRVALFMKNSCEYLELLYAVWWVGAVVVPINCKLHPAEAGWIVDNAQARLILTDGGKVFLPEALPQDCRELNAAASLACASVDVTTLEDPRSCDADHLAWLFYTSGTTGRSKGVMLSHGNLTAMSLCYPLDVDPVSPDDAVVYAAPMSHGAGLYNFIHVRCGARHVVPESRGFKADELFELASGLRNITLFAAPTMVKRMVEQARRQGYGGDGIKTIVYGGAPMYLADLQDAVETFGARLVQIYGQGESPMTISALSRELIADRNRPDWALLAASVGRAHSCVEIRILDPEHRPLPAGQSGEIAVRGPTVMQGYWRNEPATRQTLVDGWLLTGDIGFLDCAGYLTLTDRSKDVIISGGCNVYPREVEEVLAQHPEVFEVCVVGEPDVQWGESVVAFVVPRSAGVLDESLLNAWFIERMASFKKPKKYVFRTELPKNSYGKILKTDLRLWLKEAASGTAVP